A window of Verrucomicrobiia bacterium contains these coding sequences:
- the pssA gene encoding CDP-diacylglycerol--serine O-phosphatidyltransferase has translation MTSENPTPTGGLRPADGEDGRLKIYLLPNLFTAANLFCGFLALTRIVEADLANPGYAAAIKASLFYILLACIFDLLDGRVARMGGSESPFGREFDSLADIVSFGVAPAFLVHRIVLRDVFRLHPEVGWFIASLYVICGAFRLARFNCLAAAAGTGGGKYFIGFPIPAAAGVVASLTLLMLWWDEKDFRFGMWRFALPMLLVFLSAMMVSRVKYPTFKTINWRTQHPFTKSLIIAMFIGMLVILWKKILPVTAPILFVGYLLYGFIRPFISRRLQREIEVDDDPDDEEAADEAGGQ, from the coding sequence ATGACCTCCGAGAACCCCACGCCGACCGGCGGCCTGAGGCCCGCAGACGGGGAGGACGGCCGCCTCAAGATCTACCTGCTGCCCAACCTGTTCACGGCTGCAAACCTGTTTTGCGGCTTCCTGGCGCTGACCCGGATCGTTGAGGCCGATTTGGCGAATCCCGGGTATGCGGCGGCCATCAAGGCGTCGCTGTTCTACATCCTGCTGGCCTGCATCTTTGATCTGCTCGACGGTCGCGTGGCGCGCATGGGTGGCTCGGAATCGCCGTTCGGTCGGGAGTTCGACTCCCTGGCGGACATCGTCAGCTTCGGGGTCGCCCCCGCATTTCTGGTGCACCGCATCGTGCTGCGGGATGTGTTCCGGCTCCATCCGGAGGTGGGCTGGTTCATCGCCTCGCTCTATGTGATCTGCGGCGCCTTCCGCCTGGCCCGGTTCAACTGCCTCGCCGCAGCGGCGGGGACCGGCGGGGGCAAATACTTCATCGGATTCCCAATCCCCGCGGCAGCCGGCGTGGTGGCTTCCCTGACCCTCCTCATGTTGTGGTGGGACGAGAAGGACTTCCGGTTTGGCATGTGGCGGTTTGCGCTGCCAATGCTCCTCGTTTTCCTGTCGGCCATGATGGTCAGCCGGGTCAAGTACCCCACCTTCAAGACCATCAACTGGCGGACCCAGCATCCGTTCACCAAGTCCCTGATCATCGCGATGTTCATCGGGATGCTGGTCATCCTCTGGAAGAAAATTCTGCCGGTCACCGCCCCCATCCTGTTCGTGGGGTACCTCCTCTACGGATTCATCCGGCCCTTCATCTCCCGCCGCCTCCAACGGGAGATCGAAGTGGACGACGATCCCGACGACGAAGAGGCTGCGGACGAGGCTGGCGGCCAGTGA